One Rubritalea squalenifaciens DSM 18772 genomic region harbors:
- a CDS encoding ankyrin repeat domain-containing protein: MTHRSLHITRLLLTLLILSPVLGHAQSLKREEALAIGQKNDGLNDGVFWYTNGEDSPPFTHIAQFYVEPYTENEIKLKGSDQPVRLHGGYEDEKRIRVDLFTASNGNGWITIHITPREIITSGPKERDDRDPIHKELSPAALVAFDHEDLDLLATLIKRGLKVNEAVDFESGDTLLHLAAISSNAKWVKFLLKNGADPEIWDRHGYLPITNLLTHSDGDAADKAVCELLAKAGDEKVIETYPTGLIASVLPHNSPEIIYFIAWNGQDPSPAILKEIRKTLPQARPASRMETLKQRPRGAHSWYQDKQSQEFGTLVDIKLSKDGESWKTTVRVTVGPAMAGGGCSADMHKAYGYWYPKNKEGWEE; this comes from the coding sequence ATGACTCACCGCTCTCTTCACATCACCCGCCTCCTGCTCACCCTCCTGATTCTATCACCCGTACTTGGCCATGCTCAGTCGCTGAAGCGCGAGGAGGCGCTCGCCATTGGCCAAAAGAACGACGGGCTCAATGATGGAGTGTTCTGGTACACCAACGGCGAAGACTCGCCCCCCTTCACACACATCGCCCAGTTCTATGTAGAGCCATACACCGAGAACGAAATCAAGCTGAAGGGATCAGACCAGCCAGTCAGGCTTCACGGTGGATACGAAGACGAGAAGCGGATCCGGGTAGACCTGTTCACCGCGTCAAACGGCAATGGCTGGATCACCATCCATATCACGCCCAGAGAAATCATCACCTCAGGCCCCAAGGAAAGAGACGACCGCGACCCCATCCATAAGGAGCTCAGCCCTGCCGCCTTGGTGGCATTCGACCACGAAGACCTGGACCTACTCGCCACCCTCATCAAACGTGGCCTTAAGGTCAACGAAGCGGTCGACTTCGAATCCGGCGATACCCTTCTGCACCTCGCCGCCATTTCAAGCAATGCCAAATGGGTCAAATTCCTGCTGAAAAACGGTGCCGATCCCGAGATCTGGGACCGCCATGGATACCTCCCCATCACCAACCTACTCACGCATAGCGACGGTGACGCCGCGGACAAGGCCGTCTGCGAGTTACTCGCCAAAGCCGGAGATGAAAAAGTGATCGAGACTTACCCCACCGGACTCATCGCAAGTGTTCTTCCCCATAATTCACCGGAGATCATCTACTTCATCGCCTGGAATGGCCAAGACCCCTCCCCAGCCATACTCAAGGAAATCCGCAAGACCCTGCCACAGGCACGCCCTGCCAGCCGTATGGAAACCCTCAAGCAGCGCCCTCGCGGCGCACACTCGTGGTATCAAGACAAACAAAGCCAGGAATTCGGCACCCTCGTGGATATCAAACTCAGCAAAGACGGAGAGAGCTGGAAAACCACCGTCCGTGTAACCGTAGGCCCAGCCATGGCCGGCGGCGGCTGTTCCGCAGACATGCACAAAGCCTATGGCTACTGGTACCCCAAAAATAAAGAGGGCTGGGAAGAGTAA
- the dusB gene encoding tRNA dihydrouridine synthase DusB, whose product MLPWFDNGKFPLFLAPMAGVTDVVFRTICKELGADVMVTEFVSAEGIVRRDDRTRKYTSFTEEQRPVGVQLFGANGEAMGEAAKKIIDWKRPDFIDINYGCPVNKVVSKNGGSSLLRDCPLLASVAEGVHKAVGDQVPVTAKIRVGWDEKSINGPEVCKILEDCGMQAISIHGRTRSQGYRGEANWNIIDECARSVSVPVVGNGDITCGEDVEKRRKETAVSGLMIGRAAMQNPWVFREAKHFIETGEHLAPAPIEERWKLIIRHCTLAIESDRYGGEEKHTVMAMRSRLMTYCKGFRGAKPLRQLLCTVTSVSQLEDIAADHLSGKLFQDTLPVE is encoded by the coding sequence GTGCTTCCCTGGTTCGACAACGGCAAATTTCCTCTCTTTCTGGCACCTATGGCAGGTGTCACAGACGTGGTATTCCGCACCATCTGTAAAGAACTCGGCGCAGACGTCATGGTCACTGAGTTCGTCTCCGCAGAAGGCATCGTGCGCCGGGACGACCGTACCCGCAAGTACACCAGCTTCACCGAGGAACAGCGCCCGGTAGGCGTGCAGCTCTTCGGCGCCAATGGCGAAGCCATGGGCGAAGCCGCCAAAAAGATCATCGACTGGAAGCGCCCGGACTTTATCGACATCAACTACGGCTGCCCGGTCAACAAGGTCGTCTCCAAGAACGGCGGCTCCTCCCTTCTGCGTGACTGCCCACTACTCGCCTCCGTGGCCGAGGGCGTCCACAAAGCCGTGGGAGACCAAGTCCCCGTCACCGCCAAGATCCGCGTCGGCTGGGATGAGAAGTCCATCAACGGCCCTGAAGTCTGCAAGATCCTCGAGGACTGCGGCATGCAGGCCATCTCCATCCACGGTCGCACCCGCTCCCAGGGCTACCGTGGGGAAGCCAATTGGAACATCATTGATGAATGCGCCCGCTCCGTCTCCGTCCCCGTCGTCGGCAATGGCGACATCACCTGCGGTGAAGACGTGGAAAAGCGCCGCAAGGAAACCGCCGTCTCCGGCCTCATGATCGGCCGCGCCGCCATGCAGAACCCCTGGGTCTTCCGCGAAGCCAAGCACTTCATCGAAACTGGCGAACACCTCGCCCCCGCCCCCATCGAGGAGCGCTGGAAGCTCATCATCCGCCACTGCACACTCGCCATCGAATCCGATCGCTACGGCGGAGAGGAGAAACACACCGTCATGGCCATGCGCTCACGCCTCATGACCTACTGCAAAGGCTTCCGTGGCGCCAAGCCCCTCCGCCAGCTCCTCTGCACCGTCACCTCCGTCTCCCAGCTCGAAGACATCGCCGCCGACCACCTCTCCGGCAAACTCTTCCAGGACACCCTGCCGGTGGAGTAG
- the priA gene encoding replication restart helicase PriA: protein MQSARVLIDGPSELVFDYLIPEGMPVVTGCRVRIPLRNRDSTGTVLDIGEPPQTSFRLRAISSLIDPEPLITPHLMKLGKWIADYYVAPLEMVMRSLLPESVRQDTHSEKTRKVVAIKDFPDDETLAKLAKRAPKQHIILTLLKSSGGQMALKDLGGGSVSSSVKSLVKNDYVEMISEAVRRDPDADQEFLESKPLPLNEEQAEALKIITAPGQTKPILLHGVTGSGKTEVYLQAVQHALDEGKTAIVLIPEISLTPQTVQRFKSRFAAMQDQVAVLHSHLSQGERFDEWHRIRNGQARIVIGARSAIFAPLTNLGIIIVDEEHENTYKQETAPRYHGRDIAVLRAHFEKCPVVLGSATPSLESFQNTQSGKYELIRLTARADAQTMPIIRVLDMRIEAQKQKGRIAILSDRLRASMEKKLENGEQIILFLNRRGFARSLQCPPCGHVCECQHCAIPLTYHRTEERLICHMCGYQSITPRKCPSCGDEAIRLQGYGTQKVEEVIQKVFPQARMARIDADTMRRKNALRDTLNKFKAHKIDIIIGTQMIAKGLHFPNVTLVGILNADLGLHVPDFRAGERTFQLLTQVAGRAGRGEMEGEVIVQTFTPHSPSIQYARHHDFDGYAEQELQFRNQFLYPPFAHCALLGTRSTHERRAEFTLENLHKRLSKDCPGQIEIGEVMPSPLAKAHGQFRYQLMLKSTSARALHQHVQRTLAATPPPDDVTIVFDMDCLSFF, encoded by the coding sequence GTGCAATCAGCCCGTGTTCTCATCGACGGCCCGTCCGAGCTCGTCTTCGACTACCTCATCCCAGAGGGAATGCCTGTCGTGACCGGCTGCCGTGTACGCATTCCCCTGCGCAACCGGGACTCCACCGGCACCGTGCTGGACATCGGCGAGCCACCGCAGACTTCGTTCCGCCTGCGCGCCATTTCCTCCCTGATCGATCCCGAGCCCCTGATCACCCCGCATCTGATGAAGCTGGGCAAATGGATCGCAGACTACTACGTGGCCCCGCTGGAGATGGTCATGCGCTCCCTCCTGCCCGAATCCGTGCGGCAGGACACCCACTCGGAAAAGACCCGCAAGGTAGTCGCCATCAAGGATTTTCCCGATGACGAAACGCTGGCCAAGCTCGCCAAGCGCGCGCCGAAGCAGCACATCATCCTCACCCTCCTGAAATCTTCCGGTGGCCAGATGGCGCTCAAGGATCTAGGGGGTGGCTCCGTCAGCTCCTCAGTCAAATCGCTCGTCAAAAACGACTACGTGGAAATGATTTCCGAGGCCGTTCGCCGCGATCCGGATGCCGACCAGGAATTTCTGGAGTCCAAGCCGCTGCCTCTGAACGAAGAGCAAGCCGAGGCGCTCAAAATAATCACAGCCCCCGGACAGACCAAACCGATCTTGCTACACGGGGTGACTGGCTCTGGAAAAACGGAGGTCTACTTGCAGGCCGTCCAGCACGCCCTCGACGAGGGCAAGACCGCCATCGTCCTGATCCCCGAGATTTCCCTCACTCCACAAACTGTCCAGCGCTTCAAGTCCCGCTTCGCCGCCATGCAGGACCAGGTGGCCGTGCTCCATTCCCACCTCTCCCAGGGCGAGCGTTTTGATGAATGGCACCGCATCCGCAATGGTCAGGCCCGCATCGTTATCGGTGCCCGCTCCGCCATCTTCGCCCCTCTCACCAATCTCGGTATCATCATCGTGGACGAAGAGCACGAGAACACCTACAAGCAGGAAACCGCCCCGCGCTACCACGGGAGAGACATCGCCGTACTGCGTGCCCATTTCGAGAAATGCCCTGTCGTGCTCGGCTCCGCCACTCCATCGCTGGAATCCTTCCAGAACACCCAGTCCGGCAAGTACGAGCTCATTCGCCTCACCGCGCGTGCCGATGCGCAGACCATGCCCATCATCCGCGTGCTGGACATGCGTATCGAAGCGCAGAAGCAGAAAGGCCGCATCGCCATCCTGTCCGATCGCCTCCGCGCTTCCATGGAGAAGAAGTTAGAGAACGGGGAGCAGATCATCCTCTTCCTCAACCGCCGCGGCTTCGCCCGCTCCCTCCAGTGCCCGCCCTGCGGCCATGTCTGTGAGTGCCAGCACTGCGCCATTCCACTCACCTACCATCGCACGGAGGAACGCCTGATCTGCCACATGTGCGGCTACCAATCCATCACCCCGCGCAAATGCCCCTCCTGTGGAGATGAAGCCATCCGTCTGCAAGGCTACGGCACCCAGAAGGTGGAGGAAGTCATCCAAAAAGTTTTCCCACAGGCCCGCATGGCCCGTATCGATGCCGATACCATGCGCCGCAAGAATGCCCTGCGTGACACGCTGAATAAATTCAAGGCCCACAAGATCGACATTATCATCGGCACCCAGATGATCGCCAAGGGACTGCATTTCCCAAACGTCACCCTCGTAGGCATCCTCAATGCCGACCTCGGCCTGCACGTGCCGGACTTCCGCGCAGGTGAGCGCACCTTCCAGCTGCTCACCCAGGTGGCCGGCCGCGCCGGTCGTGGCGAAATGGAGGGCGAAGTGATCGTCCAGACTTTCACCCCCCATTCCCCATCCATCCAGTACGCCCGCCATCATGACTTCGATGGCTATGCCGAACAGGAACTGCAGTTCAGAAACCAGTTCCTCTATCCACCCTTTGCGCACTGTGCCCTGTTAGGCACCCGCTCCACCCACGAGCGCCGCGCAGAGTTCACCCTGGAAAACCTTCACAAGCGCCTCAGCAAAGACTGCCCGGGACAGATCGAGATCGGCGAGGTCATGCCCTCCCCGCTCGCCAAAGCCCACGGCCAGTTCCGCTACCAGCTGATGCTCAAGTCCACCTCCGCCCGTGCTCTGCACCAGCACGTGCAGCGCACCCTGGCCGCCACCCCGCCACCAGACGACGTCACCATCGTCTTCGACATGGACTGCCTGTCGTTTTTCTAA
- a CDS encoding leucine-rich repeat domain-containing protein: protein MNHRSLHITRLLLTLFTALSLHASAGTLGFLTYEIVNGTSVTITDCDEAATGTIVIPETIESLPVTSVDGRTFKGCSLITSISYPSQIQYPPYHYIGCNSLEAFHVAESNTAITSVDGILFSADMTKIIRYPNARSTTTDYAIPDGVTSFYPYTFLECTGLNSVTIPASLSADTGSESVQQVILSVFKDTSNLQAVHVEEGNLALSSSNGVVFTQNGSGLLFYPPAKPSTSYTTPDGTTYINTLAFNLCTTIEFINIPDSVTSIADNAFTGCTNLSEFNIHPDNTIYSSSNGVLFENDGNTLYICPQGKVGTYTIPQNTTTLSTYAFSGCEKLTEINIPSSVTNIDYRSFTECFNLQALNVAPSNAVYSSIDGVLFVTDGDILFNFPRGRAGNYTIPHGTQTIGIYAFAQCINLTQVTIPSSVDWIRYGAFRYCRNLSGIHFSEGLQYIDLYAFLHCDNLTKVILPSTFIGGKIFIGSFFTYCDNLKSVTLSPNFTTVYSNFLQGCENLEEVIIPEGVTSIETNIFSFGKTPSRLILPSTIQQISEFRSNLLNELYLLGNAPLVNETNSPFSSDITIYYLKGATGFDAAPWTDYNLVEIDTSTYPNAAWLLENQQDHTLSLNEDPNGDDVPLLMEYALDLKAYQNNAPNLPQMEIGETTAGITFQGDTPGINYEVWTSTDLSNWTQTGVSLSTPDANGKRTATIPHSASSKAFLQLRVSQ from the coding sequence ATGAATCACCGCTCTCTTCACATCACCCGCCTGCTGCTCACCCTCTTCACCGCGCTCAGCCTCCACGCCAGCGCCGGCACTTTGGGCTTTCTAACTTACGAAATCGTAAACGGAACCTCCGTCACGATCACGGACTGTGATGAGGCAGCTACTGGAACCATCGTCATCCCCGAGACTATCGAGAGCCTGCCTGTGACCTCTGTCGACGGAAGGACGTTTAAAGGTTGCTCACTGATCACTTCAATCTCTTATCCCTCCCAGATACAATACCCGCCATACCACTACATTGGCTGTAACTCCCTGGAAGCTTTCCATGTAGCGGAGAGCAATACCGCCATCACCAGCGTAGACGGCATCCTGTTCTCCGCGGACATGACCAAGATCATCAGATACCCTAATGCACGCAGCACCACAACAGACTATGCTATTCCAGATGGCGTCACCTCCTTCTATCCGTACACCTTTCTAGAATGCACTGGCCTGAACTCAGTCACTATCCCCGCAAGCCTCAGCGCAGACACTGGCTCCGAGAGTGTACAGCAAGTTATACTATCCGTTTTCAAGGACACCTCCAATCTCCAAGCCGTCCACGTAGAAGAAGGAAACTTGGCCTTGAGCAGCTCTAACGGAGTCGTGTTCACCCAGAACGGTTCAGGCCTCTTATTCTACCCTCCAGCAAAGCCATCCACATCCTACACCACCCCTGACGGGACGACCTACATTAATACTTTAGCATTCAATCTCTGCACCACCATAGAATTCATTAACATCCCTGATTCAGTCACCTCCATAGCCGACAACGCTTTCACAGGGTGCACGAACCTATCAGAATTCAATATCCATCCAGACAATACTATCTACTCAAGCAGCAACGGTGTCCTGTTTGAGAACGATGGCAACACACTATACATCTGCCCACAAGGTAAAGTCGGAACTTACACCATCCCACAGAACACCACAACTCTGAGCACCTACGCCTTCTCAGGATGTGAGAAACTCACCGAAATCAACATTCCCTCCAGTGTCACCAATATTGATTACCGCTCTTTTACAGAATGCTTCAACTTACAAGCTCTGAATGTAGCCCCGAGTAACGCTGTTTACTCAAGTATCGATGGTGTCTTGTTTGTAACAGACGGCGACATCCTATTCAACTTCCCGCGAGGAAGAGCTGGCAACTACACAATCCCACACGGCACCCAGACTATCGGCATCTACGCATTTGCACAATGCATCAATCTCACCCAAGTCACCATCCCCAGTTCTGTGGATTGGATACGCTACGGCGCATTTCGTTACTGCAGAAACCTGAGTGGCATCCATTTTTCTGAGGGACTTCAATATATCGACCTTTATGCCTTCCTTCATTGCGACAACCTAACAAAAGTAATTCTACCATCCACTTTCATAGGCGGAAAAATCTTTATAGGATCGTTTTTCACATATTGTGACAACCTAAAATCCGTAACCCTCAGCCCCAACTTTACAACCGTATACTCCAACTTTCTTCAGGGCTGCGAAAATTTGGAAGAAGTTATCATACCTGAGGGCGTAACAAGTATTGAGACGAATATTTTCAGCTTTGGAAAAACACCATCAAGACTAATTCTCCCCAGCACGATACAACAGATTAGCGAATTCAGATCAAACCTCCTCAATGAACTTTATCTCCTAGGAAATGCCCCTTTAGTAAATGAAACAAACTCCCCCTTTAGCAGCGATATCACCATCTACTACCTTAAAGGTGCCACAGGGTTCGACGCAGCACCATGGACTGACTACAACCTCGTAGAAATCGACACCTCCACCTACCCCAACGCAGCCTGGTTGTTAGAAAACCAGCAGGACCACACGCTCTCCCTCAACGAGGACCCCAATGGCGACGACGTGCCACTCCTCATGGAGTATGCCCTTGACCTCAAGGCCTACCAGAACAACGCGCCAAATCTGCCACAGATGGAAATCGGCGAGACCACCGCCGGCATCACCTTCCAGGGGGACACACCGGGCATCAACTACGAGGTCTGGACCAGCACCGACCTTAGCAACTGGACCCAGACCGGAGTCTCCCTCAGCACCCCGGATGCCAACGGCAAGCGCACCGCCACCATTCCCCACAGCGCCTCCTCCAAAGCATTCCTCCAACTACGCGTGAGCCAGTAA
- a CDS encoding vWA domain-containing protein produces MDKDDRLMEELLKEHARKGSGADEDFLKDLEDRIDAEDKVVVMQKKDSPGNRWALSAGIAACLALGVGGIYFWQERQGDADIIAYDSTATEQIAAQSEPPVAYSEKKVAEAETVQEKPEVANMVARKPSAPSGAMAKVIGSKEASPTPIPVPEQALPEPSLDFGNGDGFGAGWGSGNGQGSGGADGFAAPAKVKRAHKGDVADIVYGRDVAQGERLATAHDYTKFNAQVQEYEKARTELSNLRLAGADNQKILKQQLEVNEQRNRLAVMSQKTGIPYMGQPKKPELSREQYGKLVENRFVAPVDERSALSTFAVDVDTASYANVRRMINEGMQIPKDSVRVEEMINYFDYQYAQPEGEHPFAVQVDSAACPWNEKHRIVRIGVQGKDIIREQRPPANLVFLLDVSGSMNSPNKLPLLKQSMNFLLEELNEKDSVSIVVYAGAIGLALPATKMDDTGRQQVADAMEKLSAGGSTAGGQGIKLAYQVAKEQFKKDGINRIILATDGDFNVGVSDTDSLTKMVKEKAKEGTYLSVLGFGSGNINDNMLESITNSGNGNYSYIDTVKEGRKVLLEDMMGTMVTIAKDVKVQVVMNPKKVKAYRLIGYANRMLPPEAFLDKKVDAGEIGAGHTVTALYEIIPADGKPFGPEIDGSRYFEKPEEKPNPAIKDSDETMFVKLAYKKPDQKMDDESTYFSVPFADPGTGIKEASADLKFASAVGLFGMVLRDSEYKGSGDLNTVMELATAGKGPDGKGLREEFIKLVQKLNEKE; encoded by the coding sequence ATGGATAAGGACGATAGACTGATGGAAGAGCTGCTCAAGGAGCATGCCCGCAAGGGTAGTGGAGCGGACGAGGATTTCCTCAAGGATTTGGAGGATCGCATTGATGCCGAAGACAAGGTGGTCGTGATGCAGAAGAAAGATAGCCCCGGGAACCGCTGGGCGCTGAGTGCGGGCATCGCCGCCTGTCTGGCGCTGGGTGTGGGTGGCATCTATTTCTGGCAGGAGCGCCAAGGGGATGCGGATATCATTGCCTACGACAGCACGGCGACTGAGCAGATCGCTGCTCAGAGTGAGCCGCCGGTAGCTTATAGTGAGAAGAAGGTAGCTGAGGCGGAGACTGTCCAAGAGAAGCCTGAGGTGGCTAACATGGTGGCACGCAAGCCATCTGCACCATCCGGTGCAATGGCGAAGGTGATAGGTTCAAAAGAGGCTTCACCAACGCCCATTCCTGTACCGGAGCAGGCTTTGCCTGAGCCTAGCCTGGATTTTGGTAATGGAGATGGTTTTGGCGCAGGCTGGGGGAGTGGTAATGGGCAAGGGTCAGGTGGTGCTGATGGCTTTGCTGCACCGGCTAAAGTGAAGCGTGCTCATAAAGGGGATGTGGCTGATATTGTGTATGGCAGAGATGTTGCTCAGGGAGAGAGGTTGGCAACTGCTCATGACTACACCAAGTTCAATGCCCAGGTTCAGGAGTATGAGAAAGCTAGGACCGAATTGTCTAACTTGAGGCTTGCTGGTGCCGATAATCAGAAAATCCTCAAGCAGCAGCTAGAGGTGAATGAGCAAAGAAATCGCCTCGCAGTTATGTCTCAGAAGACAGGCATTCCTTACATGGGGCAGCCTAAGAAACCAGAACTCAGCCGTGAGCAGTATGGCAAGCTGGTAGAGAACAGGTTCGTGGCTCCCGTGGATGAGCGCAGCGCTCTCTCTACCTTTGCGGTGGATGTGGATACGGCCAGCTACGCCAACGTGCGCCGGATGATCAATGAGGGCATGCAGATTCCCAAGGACTCCGTCCGGGTGGAGGAGATGATTAACTACTTCGACTACCAGTACGCGCAGCCTGAGGGTGAGCATCCCTTTGCGGTGCAGGTGGATTCCGCGGCCTGTCCATGGAATGAGAAGCATCGCATCGTGCGCATCGGTGTGCAGGGCAAGGACATCATCCGCGAGCAGCGACCGCCTGCCAACCTGGTCTTTCTGCTGGATGTGAGCGGCTCCATGAATAGCCCGAACAAGCTGCCGCTGCTCAAGCAGTCCATGAACTTCTTGTTAGAGGAGTTGAATGAGAAGGATTCGGTCAGTATCGTGGTCTACGCCGGGGCGATTGGTCTCGCGCTACCTGCTACCAAGATGGATGACACCGGGCGCCAGCAGGTGGCGGATGCCATGGAGAAGCTCAGTGCCGGTGGCTCCACCGCAGGTGGCCAGGGCATCAAGTTGGCCTACCAGGTGGCCAAGGAGCAGTTCAAGAAGGACGGTATCAACCGCATCATCCTGGCGACCGACGGTGACTTCAACGTGGGCGTCTCCGACACCGATTCCCTGACCAAGATGGTGAAGGAAAAGGCGAAGGAAGGCACCTACCTCAGCGTGCTCGGATTCGGCAGCGGGAACATCAATGACAACATGCTGGAGTCCATCACCAACAGCGGCAATGGAAACTACAGCTACATCGATACGGTGAAGGAGGGTCGCAAGGTTCTGCTAGAGGACATGATGGGTACCATGGTGACCATTGCTAAGGATGTGAAGGTGCAGGTGGTGATGAACCCGAAGAAGGTGAAAGCCTACCGCCTGATCGGCTACGCCAACCGCATGCTGCCTCCGGAAGCCTTCCTGGACAAGAAGGTGGACGCGGGTGAGATCGGCGCCGGGCACACCGTCACCGCGCTCTATGAGATCATCCCGGCGGACGGCAAGCCCTTCGGTCCTGAGATCGATGGCTCACGCTACTTCGAGAAGCCGGAGGAAAAGCCAAACCCTGCCATCAAGGACAGCGATGAAACCATGTTCGTGAAGCTCGCCTACAAGAAGCCCGACCAGAAGATGGACGATGAGAGTACCTACTTCTCCGTGCCTTTCGCCGACCCTGGCACCGGCATCAAGGAAGCTAGCGCGGACCTGAAGTTCGCCAGCGCCGTCGGTCTCTTCGGCATGGTCCTTCGCGATAGCGAGTACAAAGGCAGCGGCGACCTCAATACCGTGATGGAACTCGCCACCGCCGGCAAAGGCCCCGATGGCAAAGGTCTGAGGGAGGAGTTTATCAAGCTCGTTCAAAAACTGAACGAGAAGGAGTAA
- a CDS encoding RNA polymerase sigma factor codes for MQAVAEIKLSKREAFSELAREHHRELLVYARALTREEHQSRDIVQESFVVAWQNMGKFDVTKDFGSWMRGIVRNKWKEQMRRNKRQIALDDGALEMMEAEMRTWQELRQDGGPSVFMKLEQCLEKLPEGLMLSVQSFYYEGCSTDEAAEKMEVSGATLRKRLERARQALKECLGGEN; via the coding sequence ATGCAAGCTGTGGCAGAAATAAAATTATCGAAACGCGAGGCGTTTTCCGAGCTGGCGCGGGAGCACCACCGGGAACTTCTGGTCTATGCGCGGGCGCTGACCCGGGAGGAGCACCAGAGCAGGGACATCGTGCAGGAGTCCTTTGTGGTGGCCTGGCAGAATATGGGCAAGTTCGACGTGACGAAGGACTTCGGAAGCTGGATGCGCGGCATCGTCCGCAACAAGTGGAAGGAGCAGATGCGCCGCAACAAACGCCAGATCGCTCTTGATGACGGCGCGCTGGAGATGATGGAGGCGGAGATGCGAACGTGGCAGGAGCTGCGGCAGGATGGCGGGCCGAGTGTCTTTATGAAGCTCGAGCAATGCCTGGAAAAGCTGCCCGAGGGTCTGATGCTGAGTGTGCAGAGCTTTTACTACGAGGGCTGCAGCACGGATGAAGCCGCCGAAAAAATGGAGGTAAGTGGCGCGACCCTGAGAAAGCGCTTGGAGAGAGCTAGGCAGGCACTGAAGGAATGCCTGGGAGGAGAGAATTAA
- a CDS encoding PEP-CTERM sorting domain-containing protein has product MLKNTTHTIAVLAVSAAVAQAATVSSVGNGNYIDGPTWSDGLAPSGGNDYVIQNNVEYVGDNTQNLAGDSVTINSGFLRLQANSQTGTDIYNINNLTLNGGALHMRSSNQYTRFMRLGNNVNVAADSEIRLGDGGEQFELHGYLNGGLSGSGNLSFISNVGNSAEDFGGLHATVADSGFTGDWYVNSIDTGYANLLAEASNALGTGAVVLDTRAFLTVAAAGGIDSIAGITLNTSSSQLVLTNAWDNSDAYLEINDGTLDLGDGNSVIGGLTIGGNTIANGTYDASQLTDLGFGGIYTGTGSLSVVPEPSTSMLSLVGACAFILRRKRH; this is encoded by the coding sequence ATGCTAAAAAACACAACCCATACCATTGCCGTGCTGGCAGTCTCTGCCGCGGTGGCTCAGGCCGCGACAGTGTCCTCAGTAGGCAATGGCAACTATATCGACGGTCCTACCTGGAGCGACGGACTGGCACCCAGTGGTGGCAACGACTACGTGATCCAGAACAATGTGGAGTATGTCGGAGACAACACCCAGAACCTCGCGGGCGACAGTGTCACCATCAACTCTGGTTTCCTGCGTCTGCAGGCGAATAGCCAAACTGGTACTGACATCTACAACATCAACAACCTCACGCTGAATGGCGGAGCCCTGCATATGCGCTCCAGTAACCAGTACACCAGATTCATGCGTCTGGGTAACAATGTCAATGTGGCAGCGGATTCCGAGATCCGTCTGGGGGATGGAGGTGAGCAGTTTGAGCTACACGGCTACCTGAATGGAGGACTCTCCGGCAGCGGGAATCTGAGCTTCATCAGTAATGTGGGCAATAGCGCGGAAGACTTCGGTGGCCTGCACGCCACGGTGGCGGACAGCGGTTTCACTGGTGACTGGTACGTGAACTCTATCGATACCGGCTACGCCAATCTGCTGGCCGAGGCGAGTAATGCGCTGGGAACAGGAGCCGTCGTGCTGGACACGCGTGCCTTCCTTACCGTGGCTGCTGCGGGCGGAATCGATTCCATTGCCGGAATCACGCTGAATACCTCATCTTCCCAGCTGGTGCTCACTAATGCCTGGGATAACTCAGATGCCTATCTTGAGATCAATGACGGCACGCTCGATCTGGGTGACGGCAATTCAGTGATCGGCGGTCTGACCATCGGTGGCAATACCATCGCCAACGGCACCTACGATGCCAGCCAGCTGACAGATTTAGGCTTCGGCGGTATTTATACCGGCACTGGTTCACTCTCCGTAGTGCCAGAGCCTAGCACCAGCATGCTGAGCCTGGTGGGGGCCTGTGCCTTCATCCTGCGCCGCAAGCGCCACTAG